Part of the Mycolicibacterium mengxianglii genome is shown below.
CCGAAGTGGTACAGCAGCGCGCCGAACGGCTCCGGACGCACGGCGACCTGCGGATGCAGCTGCCACCCCTGGTCCGGGTCGAAAGACACCGCCGCCGGCGCGCCGCCCACGATCAGTAGACCCCGCACATCCCGTCGATGGACACCTCTTCGACGAGGGTCTCGGTGACCAGTTCGGTATCGGACTCGACCTGAGGATCGCGTTCCATGGTGACCTGCCTTTCGTAGTGTGACACTCGACACAACGCCGGGTTCGGCCCACAATATGGCATCGAGTGCCGAAAAGGAAGAGGAGGGTCGGTGACTGCTGACAACCCGTCGCGGCCGGAGCGACCCCAGCTCGGACGCAAACGGTCCACGACGCGAGACCACATCACCGACGTGGCCATCGACCTGTTCTGCGCCCGGGGATTCGATGCGGTCAGCGTCGACGACGTGGCCCACGCCGCCGGCATCGCCCGCCGCACCCTGTTCCGGTACTACGCCTCCAAGAGCGCCATCCCCTGGGGCGACTTCGACGCCCATCTGGGGCAGCTGCGTGAACTCCTGGCCGGTATCGACCCCGAAGTGCCGCTGCGCGAGGCGCTGCGCTCGGGGCTGCTGGCGTTCAACACCTTCGACGAGATGGAGTCCGTCCGGCACCGGGAGCGGATGCGGCTCATCCTGGAAACCGCGGAGCTGCAGGCTTATTCGATGACGATGTATGCCGGCTGGCGCGACGTCATCGCCGACTTCGTGGCCCACCGGCGAGGTCAGCGCCCCGCTGACATCGGACCCCAGGCCGTCGCGTGGATGATGCTCGGAGTGGCCCTGTCGGCCTACGAGCA
Proteins encoded:
- the mftR gene encoding mycofactocin system transcriptional regulator (MftR, the mycofactocin system transcriptional regulator, is an uncharacterized TetR family DNA-binding transcription factor. Its role is inferred by context. It occurs as part of the biosynthesis locus for mycofactocin, a partially characterized electron carrier derived from the terminal Val-Tyr dipeptide of the precursor peptide MftA, through a radical SAM enzyme-mediated process.), producing the protein MTADNPSRPERPQLGRKRSTTRDHITDVAIDLFCARGFDAVSVDDVAHAAGIARRTLFRYYASKSAIPWGDFDAHLGQLRELLAGIDPEVPLREALRSGLLAFNTFDEMESVRHRERMRLILETAELQAYSMTMYAGWRDVIADFVAHRRGQRPADIGPQAVAWMMLGVALSAYEHWLDDASVTLTHALAEAFDVVASGL
- the mftA gene encoding mycofactocin precursor MftA (Mycofactocin is a small molecule electron carrier derived from the final two amino acids, Val-Tyr, of MftA, the mycofactocin precursor. It plays a role in redox homeostasis and the metabolism of alcohols and aldehydes in Actinobacteria, including Mycobacterium tuberculosis.) is translated as MERDPQVESDTELVTETLVEEVSIDGMCGVY